The region AACTTCTACAGCCTTACCATCTAATTCGATTTCAACCATGCTCACTTTAAGTGTCCCGTACTTTAAATCTTTATAAAGGTTTTGCAGAATCTAAGCAGCGCTTATGTTCTACGTGATACACAAATTCATCCATGTAATGCTTTAGCATGCCGCGTACCGGCATTGCCGCTGCGTCACCCAGGGCGCAAATCGTACGGCCTTGAATATTGGCAGCCACGTCATTTAGCAAATCTAAATCTTCAGGGCGTCCTTGGCCATGTTCGATGCGATGAACAATGCGCCACAACCAGCCAGTACCTTCACGACACGGTGTGCACTGACCACATGATTCTTCGTGATAGAAATAAGACAAGCGCTCTAATGCACGAACCATACAGCGTGTTTCATTCATCACAATCACAGCACCTGAGCCCAACATAGACCCAGCTTTAGCAATGCTGTCGTAATCCATCGTCAACTCCATCATCTGCGCACCAGGCACAACAGGCGATGAAGATCCACCAGGAATAACTGCTTTTAAAGGGATGCCGTCACGCATGCCACCAGCTAACTTCAAGAGCTCGGCAAACGGTGTCCCCAATGGGATTTCATAATTTCCAGGATGAACAACGTCACCAGAAATAGAGAAAATCTTCGTGCCGCCATTGTTAGGTTTACCAAGCTCTAAATAAGCTTGACCACCAATCGCCAAAATAAAAGGCACTGCAGCGAATGTTTCTGTGTTGTTAATAGTCGTTGGCTTGCCATACAAACCAAAACTTGCTGGGAAAGGTGGCTTAAATCGTGGCTGACCCTTTTTACCCTCTAAAGACTCCAGCAACGCGGTTTCTTCACCGCAAATATAAGCACCCCAACCAGGTGAGGCATGGAGCTGAAATGAAAATTCACTTCCTAAAATTTTATCGCCGAGATAACCCGCAGCGCGCGCTTCTTCAAGAGCTTCCTCAAAGCGTGAATACACTTCCCAAATTTCACCGTGGATATAGTTATATCCAGTGGTGATGCCCATAGTGTAGGCGCCAATAATCATGCCCTCAATCAAAGCATGTGGGTTGTAACGCATGATGTCGCGGTCTTTAAAAGTACCAGGTTCACCTTCATCACTATTGCAGACTAAGTATTTTTGACCCGGGAATTGACGCGGCATAAAACTCCACTTCAATCCAGTTGGGAAGCCTGCGCCACCACGACCCCGTAATGATGAAGCCTTTAATTCTGCAATGATGGCATCTGGCGCTACTTTGTCATTGATTAAATGACGAAGTTGTTGATAGCCTCCACGACTTTCGTAATCTTTTAAGCGCCAGTTATCGCCATTTAATCCAGCGAGGATTAACGGCTTGATGTGGCGATCGTGCAAGCTGGTCATGCTGCTTTTCCTCCTGCACGCAATTCACTTAATAATGCATCAATCTTTTCTTTGCTCATGAAACTGCACATACGCTTGTCATTAACTAACATGACTGGTGAATCTCCGCATGCACCCATACACTCACCCTCTTTTAAAGTGAATGTGCCACATGGGGTAGTTTCATTAAAACCAATACCTAAAGTTTCTTTTAGATAAGTTGCAGCAGTTTCACCATGAGTCAATTGGCAAGGCAAGTTGGTGCAAATGACTAACTTATATTTGCCAATAGGCTTCGTGTTGTACATATTGTAGAAAGTGGCCACTTCGTCAACTGCAATGGTTGGCATTTCTAAAATCTGGGCCACGGCCTCAATCACCTCTGGTGAAACCCAGCCCACTTCTGTTTGAGCAGCTATTAAACAGGCCATCACAGCAGATTGCTTATGT is a window of Polynucleobacter asymbioticus QLW-P1DMWA-1 DNA encoding:
- the nuoF gene encoding NADH-quinone oxidoreductase subunit NuoF encodes the protein MTSLHDRHIKPLILAGLNGDNWRLKDYESRGGYQQLRHLINDKVAPDAIIAELKASSLRGRGGAGFPTGLKWSFMPRQFPGQKYLVCNSDEGEPGTFKDRDIMRYNPHALIEGMIIGAYTMGITTGYNYIHGEIWEVYSRFEEALEEARAAGYLGDKILGSEFSFQLHASPGWGAYICGEETALLESLEGKKGQPRFKPPFPASFGLYGKPTTINNTETFAAVPFILAIGGQAYLELGKPNNGGTKIFSISGDVVHPGNYEIPLGTPFAELLKLAGGMRDGIPLKAVIPGGSSSPVVPGAQMMELTMDYDSIAKAGSMLGSGAVIVMNETRCMVRALERLSYFYHEESCGQCTPCREGTGWLWRIVHRIEHGQGRPEDLDLLNDVAANIQGRTICALGDAAAMPVRGMLKHYMDEFVYHVEHKRCLDSAKPL
- the nuoE gene encoding NADH-quinone oxidoreductase subunit NuoE, which encodes MTTTLQLSDKTLADIHRNIAKYPAEHKQSAVMACLIAAQTEVGWVSPEVIEAVAQILEMPTIAVDEVATFYNMYNTKPIGKYKLVICTNLPCQLTHGETAATYLKETLGIGFNETTPCGTFTLKEGECMGACGDSPVMLVNDKRMCSFMSKEKIDALLSELRAGGKAA